The Phoenix dactylifera cultivar Barhee BC4 chromosome 12, palm_55x_up_171113_PBpolish2nd_filt_p, whole genome shotgun sequence genome has a window encoding:
- the LOC103723334 gene encoding zinc transporter 3-like, producing the protein MSLPDSQYSQSSYYAFTSTHAPYINTSIFLWTLMTTSFYLSHSFSTLFPVSSWNMKAMKPLFLLCSIFLLLLLLLPLHVLADCECTTNPEGQDTQEALKLKFIAIASILTAGAAGVLIPILGRSVAALRPENDVFFVIKAFAAGVILATGLIHILPAAFESLTSPCLKEDPWHHFPVAGFVAMLSAIGTMVVDSFATSYYRRSHISKARPVEEDEGRNGDEEYSADLAEHVHVHTHATHGHAHGSVPVSPEEASLAERIRHRIISQVLELGIVVHSLIIGISLGASERPSTIRPLLGALSFHQFFEGIGLGGCIVQANFRAKATVVMAVFFSLTAPIGISLGIAISSSYEENSSIALIVEGIFNSASAGILIYMALVDLLAADFTNPKMQNNGRLQLGTHLALLLGAGLMSIIAKWA; encoded by the exons ATGTCCCTCCCTGACTCCCAATACTCTCAGTCCTCTTACTATGCTTTCACCAGCACCCATGCCCCTTATATAAACACATCTATCTTCCTCTGGACGCTTATGACCACTTCCTTTTACCTCTCTCACTCTTTTTCTACTCTTTTTCCAGTTTCTAGTTGGAACATGAAGGCCATGAAGCCTCTGTTTCTCCTctgctccatcttcctcctcctcctcctcctcctccctctccatgTTCTGGCTGACTGTGAGTGCACCACCAACCCCGAAGGCCAAGACACACAGGAGGCTCTAAAGCTGAAGTTTATAGCCATTGCTTCGATTCTAACAGCAGGTGCGGCTGGAGTCCTCATTCCGATCCTCGGGAGGTCGGTCGCAGCCCTCCGACCGGAGAACGATGTGTTCTTCGTAATTAAGGCCTTTGCGGCCGGTGTCATACTTGCGACCGGGCTAATTCACATCCTTCCGGCCGCCTTCGAGAGCTTAACATCGCCTTGTCTGAAGGAGGACCCATGGCATCACTTCCCGGTCGCCGGGTTTGTGGCCATGCTATCGGCCATCGGGACGATGGTGGTAGACTCATTTGCCACCAGCTACTATAGAAGGTCTCACATCAGCAAGGCGCGGCCGGTGGAAGAAGACGAGGGGCGGAATGGCGACGAGGAGTACTCGGCGGACCTTGCCGAACACGTGCATGTCCACACGCACGCCACCCATGGCCACGCTCATGGCTCCGTGCCGGTCTCACCGGAGGAGGCCTCACTCGCTGAAAGAATCCGGCACCGGATTATTTCCCAA GTTTTGGAGTTGGGCATTGTAGTACATTCTCTGATTATTGGTATTTCTCTGGGTGCTTCTGAAAGACCCTCCACCATCAGGCCTTTGCTGGGAGCCCTGAGTTTCCATCAATTCTTTGAAGGTATAGGACTTGGTGGATGCATAGTTCAG GCAAATTTTAGAGCTAAGGCGACGGTGGTCATGGCAGTCTTTTTCTCCCTCACTGCTCCAATTGGCATTTCATTAGGGATTGCAATATCATCTAGCTATGAGGAAAATAGCTCAATTGCCCTTATTGTTGAGGGAATTTTCAATTCTGCCTCTGCTGGAATTTTAATTTATATGGCCCTCGTTGATCTCTTGGCAGCTGATTTCACGAACCCTAAGATGCAAAATAATGGGAGGCTTCAACTAGGAACACATCTTGCCCTTCTTCTTGGTGCAGGTTTAATGTCCATTATTGCTAAATGGGCTTAG